CCAGCAGCCGATGGTGGCGAACGACCTCCAGCGCGACGGTCTCGCCCTCGTCGGTGAGGGTCACACCCCGGTACTTCTTGCGGTCGATCAACCCTCGCTCCTCCAGTTTCTCGAGCATGCTCGTGACCGTCGGCGACGTAACGTCTAACTCCTCGGCGATCGCCGACGTCTTGATCCGGTCGTCGGTTCCCTGCTGGAGCTGGTAGATTGCCTTGAGGTAGTCTTCCATCACGTCGCTCAGCATCATCTCGATCGGTTTTCGAGCCGTCTAACCCTAAACCTATCGCCCTCGAGATCCCGGGTAAACCGGCACGAACAAAACCGTCCCGGCCAATGTCGTCGTATGAGCAGCACTGTTCGAATCATCGGTGCACCGATGGACTACGGGGCGAACCGCCGCGGCGTGGACATGGGTCCATCGGCGATCAGGTACGCCGGACTGGCCGACGAACTCGAGGGGACCGGCGTCGAGCCGGTCGACGCCGGCGACCTCCTTATTCCTCGCGCCGAGGAACGCGATCCCGACGCCACGCAGCCACGCGAGGGCAACGCCAAGTTCCTCCGCGAGGTCGGTGACGTCTGCTCGCGACTCTCCGAGGAGGTCGCGGAGACGCTTGCCGACGGGGCCTTTCCACTGGTCCTCGGTGGCGATCACTCGGTCGCGATCGGGTCGATGGCGGGTGCCTCGCGGACGGCAACGCTCGGAGCGATCTGGTTCGACGCCCACGCGGATCTCAACACGCCCGAGTCCTCGCCGAGCGGGAACGTCCACGGGATGCCCCTCGCCGCGGCGCTGGGTCGGGGCGCGTTCGCCGAGATGGAGTGGGCCAACGCACCGAATCTCCGCGAGGACGCGATCGCCTACGTCGGACTACGAAGCATCGACGACCGCGAACGCGAGTGGGTGCGCGACAGCGAGATGACCGCGTTCACGATGGCCGATATCGACGAACGGGGCA
This genomic window from Natronococcus occultus SP4 contains:
- the rocF gene encoding arginase encodes the protein MSSTVRIIGAPMDYGANRRGVDMGPSAIRYAGLADELEGTGVEPVDAGDLLIPRAEERDPDATQPREGNAKFLREVGDVCSRLSEEVAETLADGAFPLVLGGDHSVAIGSMAGASRTATLGAIWFDAHADLNTPESSPSGNVHGMPLAAALGRGAFAEMEWANAPNLREDAIAYVGLRSIDDREREWVRDSEMTAFTMADIDERGITAVVEDALDVATTGTDGIHVSLDLDWLDPNAAPGVGTPVRGGVTYREAHSALERVSVRNADEGVLRSMDVVEVNPILDERNETATLAADLTASAFGKRIL